One part of the Solanum dulcamara chromosome 8, daSolDulc1.2, whole genome shotgun sequence genome encodes these proteins:
- the LOC129900028 gene encoding uncharacterized protein LOC129900028: MSAKEEVGESHALVACNGSASRISETGLQLYPVSEYDSGEGLPYAPVDWPNAGDKWGWRAGKRATSSGTFKDRYLYLPKRLQVRKDGKNNAFRSRISVKKYLQSEHPSMDINQFFASFSWMIPSKQSPSSKDIDFDSEMKEKTKSSGKKMEPLPSDSPLGAITCKAGNRVCSSLAAENPFPETMFCDVCCSEPGFCRDCYCILCCKPISSDYEGYSYIRCEAPVGDGYICGHVSHLDCALRAYMAGTVGGCISLDAEYFCRYCDSRTDLVSHASKLLNICTYVASRADIEKILNVGICILRGSQKRNGKELLHRIESIKAKLTKGVCIEDVFKKESCVDSTGNFSTFS; the protein is encoded by the exons ATGTCAGCAAAGGAGGAGGTTGGGGAGAGTCATGCACTTGTTGCATGTAATGGGAGTGCATCTAGAATCAGTGAAACTGGGCTTCAACTTTATCCAGTTTCTGAGTACGACTCTGGCGAAGGTTTACCATATGCTCCTGTAGATTGGCCAAATGCTGGTGATAAGTGGGGCTGGCGGGCAGGGAAACGAGCTACATCTTCAGGCACCTTTAAAGATAGATATCTGTATCTTCCGAAGCGTCTTCAGGTTCGGAAAGATGGAAAGAATAATGCTTTTCGAAGTAGGATTTCGGTTAAAAAGTATCTCCAGTCTGAGCATCCTAGTATGGATATCAACCAATTCTTTGCTTCATTCAGTTGGATGATTCCTTCGAAACAGTCACCGAGCTCAAAAG atATTGATTTTGACTCGGAGATGAAAGAGAAGACTAAATCTTCAGGGAAGAAAATGGAGCCTTTACCGTCTGATTCCCCTCTTGGAGCTATTACTTGTAAGGCTGGTAACAGAGTCTGTAGCAGTTTAGCAGCAGAAAATCCTTTTCCAGAGACCATGTTTTGTGATGTCTGTTGCAGTGAGCCGGGTTTTTGCCGAGATTGTTACTGTATTCTTTGTTGTAAACCTATCAGTTCGGACTATGAGGGTTACAGTTACATTCGATGTGAAGCACCAGTAGGTGATGGCTACATATGTGGACATGTTTCCCATCTAGATTGTGCTCTACGAGCTTACATGGCTGGGACAGTCGGAGGATGCATCAGTTTGGATGCAGAGTATTTCTGTCGATACTGTGATTCAAGGACGGATTTAGTTTCACATGCTTCGAAGCTTTTAAACATCTGCACATATGTTGCTTCTCGTGCTGACATCGAAAAGATTTTGAATGTTGGCATTTGTATTTTGCGTGGCTCACAAAAAAGGAATGGAAAAGAGTTGTTGCATCGTATCGAATCAATCAAGGCAAAG CTTACGAAAGGAGTTTGCATTGAAGATGTATTCAAAAAGGAAAGCTGTGTGGATAGCACTGGTAACTTCTCTACCTTCTCATAG